AAATTCTCCAGTCTTTCTAAATGAccatgtctgtgtttttgcttCAATATTGGctggtttttcatttatttttagatgaggtgggaatcaccagacacccacattattattattattattattattagcacaATATTTCACTCACAATATGAAATTAATGTGACTTTTAACATTTTCCAATATGCTGACCAAGTTTCCTGTTATACAGTAATGTAACCAGAATGCAACCAACAGCCAGCCAGTTGAGTTCCCTCACGTTGTGCTCATTGACAAAGATGGCAACATGTTAGAAAACTGTCTGCATTTAGAAAATAGACCAtatttatttgcaaaccttcaaCAATCTCCCTGAAAGTGATTTTAGTCAATCCAAGGCAGACAGCGACTTCTTTTGGAAAGTTCACCTCTTATCAGGTAACCCGTTGAATGGCTTTGGACAACTATTTAGTCGCCACAATCTGTCACAGAATGTGAAGAAATTCAACACAGTCACCACGCAGCCACTTATTCTAGATGCAATGAAGTTGCTGTCCTATTTTTGCTGGGGTGTCTAAGCCATTAGCTTCGAATAAGTTTCCTTAGCTAATGTTATCTCGGGAGGAGTAGTATTCCCAgagtattttaatttatttaataaaatatcaatatttggtGTCCTTGTATTGACACAATTTTGCCAAacaaaatattgtaattttaagttgtgttgatgtttttcacgcaattttttttattttcaaattttaGTCCAGTCCTTGAACCTGCCCACACTTAGCAAATAGCCAGTTTTAAATCAGAGCCTTCTACACTTTGTTATTGGCAGCCTATCACAAAGGCATACAATCTGATTTCTTTAGTAAATATACAAAgatgccaaagataacagtttGGTAGGCATAAAGTGGTATTTTCTGCCAACAAAGTGATTTGTAAAGAGCTATAAGGTGAAAACTTCTGTCCCTaaaaaaattgaggaaactGGATAAGTGCTGAAAAAGAAGTTGCACTGCTAAAAAATGGAATAATGAACACAGAAAGGTGCCATCAGATTGTGGTACCAACAATACATCGCAAGCATCAGATTGGCAACAGCTTAATTTTTAAGCATGACCgaaatcccaaacacactgctaatgcagtaaaagcagttTAGAAGGAGTTTCAGTAAACCCATTTTCCTAGCAGAATACAAAGAATGAGGGGGGACTCAAGTATCCTCAGGTTTACTGCTATTGTAagagctttgtgtcttttgtgttttaaaactGACTTCGGCAGGAATGACCCAGAAAAGTCATGATATTCAATACTTTAGCACACATTAGGGTGGCACACAAGTAACGTGATctgacacttttttgttttggatCCTTTTGTACGATTTgtaaaaaacacaggaaaaaaaaacatcttattaCATCAAATAAGTAACACTATATCCTATATCTGTGTCCAAATGCCATATAAGGAACGCCAGGGGAAGTTGATGGCATGTTAAAGGCAAGGGTGTTTCCAACAGCACCAGTCCAGTGTGGCTCGTTGTGAACATTTGCACGTTGGTCGTCCACAAACCACATAAACACCATGACATCTCTCCTGCTTGGAGCAGCGCTGCTGGGCAACTTGGGCATCTCTGTCACAGCACAAGGTAACTTCTTAGAATTTatttctctgtatttttatttccatgTAAAACATGTGGTTTAGGGCTGTTCTTGATCTAAAGTTAGGCTGATTTACATCTGCCTCACCTCACTGCTCCCATAATAAAACCAAGAAGTATAACTTTACTGGTGCcacagaaaaccaaaccaaCCAATAGCAGAACTTACAGCATCTTCTGCTAGAAATCTACTTTTTCATTACCTTTTCCCTAGTCTAAAATTCATTAGTAAATCCTGAACAACTGAAACACACTTTTTGAGTGATtgtattgtatctttatttatttcagacataataaaacaaacaaccaaaaaacaaaaaaaaccaatataTACTCGTCTACATGTACTTTCGTTTACGGATACGAATATATGtgtagatatacacacacacacgtatttgTACAGacaagcaaaaaagaaatataataaaataaaacacattcgtCTAACATGAAATAACAATTGTTTGGTCTGAAAAGGAGTAGGAAGAAGTATACACATACTTATTAACTCCTACCCCTGCTCCTACCCTATCAAAGTCTAGACTTGTTGAAATAAAGAATGAAGtgtaatgttattgttgggAGTGAAAACAAAGTTGGTCCGacgctgctgtgtttgttcagAAAGAACAACAGACAAAGGTGTGAGAAAAAGATGATTTTTGCCATGAGAATTATTTgtattgttttgtgtgttcgggttttttttgtttgtttgtttgtttttttactaatAATTTAACTGCAGTGTGTTAAGTTTGGACAGGAGCTGCTGTTGATCTTTTAGAAATGTTAAAAGCATCTTCTTCTTTGCAAGTTGCCCTCTATAAAATCCATGCAGCGTAatgtgaaaagcttagaaaactCTTACTAAATTCTGGGGTTCAGTGCCTTTCAGAGTGTAAAATTAACAGATTTTATATGTTGTCATTTACCTTTACAGTATTTACTATACTATTATTCTGTGTATGTGATCATTATCTTTACTATGTTTCTGAATAATACACATTAGTATGGACATTGTCTTTGCATAAACCCAGACTGTTCTTCATTATGTTTTCACACTTCCAGTGATACTGCCTCGACCCAGCCAGGTGAGGTTTGACTCAGTGGACTATAAAAACATCCTGAACTGGACTCCACCCACCACGAACTCTTCTCTGCAGTACAACGTCCAGTGGAAGATGtgagaggacacacacacacacacacacacacacacacacacacacacacacacacacacacgtacgtgCAGGAGCACAGTTTTAACTACAAAAAAGGAAGCAAGACTCTTTTACAAGTAACAGTCCTgcaaaatatcaaaataaaagcattcatTCAGCAGCGAAACATTGCCTCTTCTGCATTATATCTGATCATTGTATCATTATTACTGATGTATCAGCAAATGAAGTGTTTTGCAGTTAAGGTGGAACTTACTGAGTTAGACTACATGGAGTAAAGTATTGACTCGTGCCACGAAGCTCCTGACATACAGTTTTTTTTGCTGAGTTTTggagtagggctgggtatcaatTTTGATTTCTATAACAGATTCAATTTCGATTCACAAGGTCTCGATTCgatttgattcaattcaattttcacTGAGACAGTCAGAAacataattctgatcatttgtcagtacatatccatattttttaatatctaggtataaaaacaaagctgacacttgtcAGACTTCATCggaggtgtaagcatcacagcagacacCTTTGTAACGGAGGATaaaccaaagaaaaacatgaaggagattttcgagtcctggctttttatagcagataaccgccttaaaataatctgcagcagatcaaaaacagaaaaaaatcacgAATCaatatatgaacattacctgatgctgctgaagtgaagcagagcaaagttataGAGgtttttattagagacacaacTAAGCCTTTGCAGTTTGGCATAATTtgtaaaagtttacatttcttcggtattgaacagcagaaatgaggctttcttgtcAGCGGTCATTTTTGAAAAAGACTAAacaaaacagcggccgacagcgctgaaCACAACAGTAGATTGGTGCGAATAAGccagcgaataatgcagaaaactgaGATTTGAGATCGGAAACCGGTCTCGAAGTACaccgagagagagagctgtggaggaagtgtgattttatggtggtggaagcaaaactgcaaaagtaagagggaattcatgacgacgTTTTTCAAACTTGAAATGTAGTTTTGATCTTCTTGCTGTTGGTTCAATGAGTCAGAGTATCTGTGTTAATATTATTGCAGCACCCTCAGTAGCATGCTGGGTAGGTTGCACAGGATGAAATAACCATCCTCTGTGTTTATGTCTTCTCCCTCAGTTATGGCGAGCCCGAGTGGATCGATGTGCCAGGCTGTCAAAAGATCCGGAAGCACCACTGTGACCTCAGCGACATGACCTCTGAGCCCAGAGAGTGGTACTACGCCAGAGTTGGTGCTGTGTCTGTGGCCACCAGCAGCAAATCAGCCTGGGCCCTCTCCCCCAGATTCAGCCCGCGTTGGGACAGTGAGTGTTTACACAACTTCTTGCATCATTGTCTGCATCCTCTTTCCGTTCGTTCTCACTTCCCCAAACTGATGCAGGAACGTATGGCAGCAAGCACAGCCTGAAGCCAGGTGCACAGACACTCATGAGCTGGTTCAGCTATTTAAATAGAGCATAACAAAGATCTAAGTTAAGTTAAAAAATGCTCTCTCCAAACTATATATAACTAatgtcagataaaaaaaaaagctccaaaGTTCAGGTTGCATTGTCTTGCAATCCAATCACAGTCACATGACTTCTTTAGACTTCCCTCTTTAagttaaaaacaacagcagcatacTCTCCGCTGCTTCCTCTCTTTTCCTCTGCGTTGCTTCACGCTCTCACAACTGTGTGTTCATCGCTCTGCGGATAAGCTCAAAGAAATTTGTTTCCCATGCAGCCAAAATCAGCCCCCCTGTGCTGAGACTGAATGTAACCGAACAACCAGCCATTGTGGTCCGAGTGAAGCCCCCCCGAGACCTGGTCCGGAAGCTGCACAGCAATTTGTACTACAAGATCTACTTAACACACCCCAGTGGAGAAGAagtacgcacacacactcacaccaaACACCCTGCTGCGCATCCATCTCCACACTGATTAGGCCGGGTTTATTTTAGACTCATTACATCCTGAATGTAATTCCATGGGAAAACTGTGTTTGATTTGTGCACTTGTGATAAATTAATCACACTTAATTGGGAATTTAAGTCAGAACAGCTGAACATGCTGAAATCTCTACATTTCCCCAATTTTAGCACACATTTCAACATTTAAGAATGAAATAATAATCAATAATCACTGCATTTTCTCTATGATAAGCACCGGATTGCATCTTTTTTTCTCCAGGTTTCACTGTAAACATTAGTAAATTATTCATTGTCAATTCATTCCTCGCTGTTTGTGACACTCAAATACTCACTTTAGAGAAGGTGGCgtgcagttttttttccacaaacacaaacagttgCCGTCACAGCAGTATGCaaaaattaatttgtttttttttcccggAGCTTagaacaaataaaattgaaaggTTACAGTGGAATCGGTGCACAGTTCCAAAATAgagaaggaagaagaggaagagcagCAAAAGATGATTgacaaaacaagaacaacaacaaaaagaagaacaaaacaaTTTGCATTTTTTCCGCCTGTAGTTCTTGAAATTTTCTGTCAAACTGCACCACCTGTTGCTTCCAGCCGCCCGTTACCGCTGAGGGCTGGTGGACActcactgtctctctctttatctctctctcctttAGGAGGTGTTTGACATGAAGTGCTGTTCTCACAAGCTGACTCTGAAGGACCTGAATCACAGAGAAGAATACTGCCTCCAAGCTCAGATCGTCCTCCCTCTGCAGGGCAAGCACAGCGCCCGCAGCTCTCTGAAATGCGTCACTACCCTCTGACAACACAGGTATAAAAACACATTCCCTCATATCACATCATTGCATCGTATCATGTCGTGCCGGCTGCAGGGTAGAGACGTGTCTAGCTCCTGTAGATCACCACTGATGCAAATTCCTGCCACAGCGCAAAGCCGCCATATCTGTGAGAAACTGTTGCAGGTGTGTGTTTTAGTTGCCTGCACACCGACCCGTTGGAGAGTATTGTTGATGACCAACAATACTGCTGCAACAAAAGATCACCCGGATGAGATGTCTAGTATCATTTGTCACATCACAATCGCCCGAGGCTTTGAGATAGAGGGGAGGGGAAAGAAACACCCTGGAGGAGTAATCCTATCATGAGTCTGTACATGATGACAGTAATTACCCCAGCTCACCCCGCCCTTTTCACCATATTTAGATCTTTTAGAGAGACAAAACAGAACTGCTCCGTTTGCTGATTTCCTTCTctctgcatttcgttgccttgtacttgtgacatgtgcaatgacaataaagttgaattttaTTCTCTTTTCTGCAGACACAGCATCGGCCATCCCTTCAGCTTTAAATATCCATCGCTACCTCGACGGCCACAGCCACACACATCCGTGCAAGTAAAAGTGATGCACTTTATTGTACAAAGCATTAAAGGCCTCATATGAAGGC
This is a stretch of genomic DNA from Maylandia zebra isolate NMK-2024a linkage group LG13, Mzebra_GT3a, whole genome shotgun sequence. It encodes these proteins:
- the il22ra2 gene encoding interleukin-22 receptor subunit alpha-2, with amino-acid sequence MTSLLLGAALLGNLGISVTAQVILPRPSQVRFDSVDYKNILNWTPPTTNSSLQYNVQWKIYGEPEWIDVPGCQKIRKHHCDLSDMTSEPREWYYARVGAVSVATSSKSAWALSPRFSPRWDTKISPPVLRLNVTEQPAIVVRVKPPRDLVRKLHSNLYYKIYLTHPSGEEEVFDMKCCSHKLTLKDLNHREEYCLQAQIVLPLQGKHSARSSLKCVTTL